Genomic window (Neurospora crassa OR74A linkage group VI, whole genome shotgun sequence):
GTCCAATCGGGGTGCTTCAAGTTGGTGTTATATTGATCCTCGCTGTACTGCGGTACAGACACCCGGACGTTGAACTTTGCAAACGACGAATCTTCGGGCTTGTCAGCCGAGTTGTCTGCAGTCGCCGCACTGTCTTGCCCTTCAGCTGAGCCATCTTGCACGGTTCCATCTGGTTTCCTCTTCCAATGCCTCAAAACAAGGGCGCCATCATCCCCTCTAGCCGAGTTGGTGAATGCCTTCAGTTCCCATTTGGCAGCCGGTTTGCGACTGACGGTCCTTCGCTTCTTGAAGATGGAGACCTCGGGAACTATGGCGATAGGGTTGTCGCCGCCGAGGTTCTGTACTTCACGAGCGAGGCCCTTTAGGTTTGGACGTGGTGTCGCAGTCCTCGCCTTTTTGGACGGCCTCGGCCCGGCGTGGTCTGAAGGGAGGTTGAGGACGTCACGGACGTCGTGGGATGTCATGATGTGGGGCGCCGGCAGGACGGGGgtaaggaggaggggagtcGAAAAACAAAAGAGAAGGACGCCGAAACCCGCAGCCAGGAACCGGAGATAAGGTAACTAAAAGATTTAATACGCAAACGAGCCTATGACTTCAGTTGACCGTCCAACTGCCTCGAAACGCCCCACTCCCTAAATTCAACAGAAAAAAGCCAGAGACAATATCAACTCGCGATCTTAGGCAGAGCACATCACCAATCTGGATTTCAGCTTGTGTCCCGTCATGAAAGATATCGATCGGATCTGGATGCACTGCAAGCTGGAGATGGGGAGTCTTGTGGAAACGACGCGGTCTGTGGAATGTTGGTTGTCGCTGGAAAAGATTCTTAGTGGAGACCATTCACGCTTTCACGAGCACCtgaaagggttagggtcaatCCCGTCTCAAGAAGGTATGACTGCACGTGACTGCTTATTGCCTGCCGCTCACAGAAGAAAAGGCCAGACCCAGGTATAGGCAATAGGTGGAAGCGGAGCCCCTGGGGACCTTGGATGGCCCCGGCTCGATTTTCTGAACGTGGCAGTTTCCAAAGGCCAAGCTCAGGTCTCATTGCGGTCGCGACTTTCGAGTGCAGTGTGCTTCAGTGAAAGGGTGCAGCATCCACCATACATACTCGTAGCGCATCACCAACATTCCCGCCTCCCTCCGTCCCCCCACTGAATCTGTACACACCTAGCATTGGCGCAACAACCACCAGCCGGGTACATACAACAGAAACGATCACGGCCGCCTCTTCTCGACGACCATCACTCAACTGCCCCGTCCGGCGTTATATAGAGAGAGACAACACAGACACACCACAACCATGAGGTCGTTCCTCCCGCTGCTCTCGCTGGGCGCCGTTGCTCAAGCGCTCCACTTCTTCATCGACGGCACCAGCCCCAAGTGCTTCTACGAGGAATTGCCCAAGGACACACTGGTGGTTGGCCACTACACGGCAGAGGAATGGGACGACCAGAGGCATTCGTGGCAGAAGCATGATGGCATCAACATCTTCATCTCTGTAGATGTATGTTTTGTTACCTCTTTGAAGCTACCAAAGCTACCCCTGACCCCTATCCATCCCACCTACTCcaaccacccaccacctACCGAGACCTCCCATACCAAACCCATTATTGCTTGTTCCCACAACCGCTTACACACCTTGCCTTCCAGGAACTCTTCGACAACGACCACCGTGTCGTCTCCCAGCGCGGTGGCCCCGGCGGCAAGTTCACCTtcaccgccgccgaggcGGGCGACCACCGCATCTGCTTCACGCCCACGTCGACCTCAGGCCGGTCGAGCTGGATGTCGGTTAACAATCCGAATGGCGGGATCAAGCTGACGCTGGACATGGCCATCGGCGAGTCGAGCGCGATTGAAAGTGCCGACAAGGGCAAGCTGCAGGATCTGGCGACGCGGGCCAAGGATTTGAACAA
Coding sequences:
- a CDS encoding ERP1 protein, whose protein sequence is MRSFLPLLSLGAVAQALHFFIDGTSPKCFYEELPKDTLVVGHYTAEEWDDQRHSWQKHDGINIFISVDELFDNDHRVVSQRGGPGGKFTFTAAEAGDHRICFTPTSTSGRSSWMSVNNPNGGIKLTLDMAIGESSAIESADKGKLQDLATRAKDLNNRLQDIRREQVFQREREAEFRDQSESTNARIVRWVLIQLVVLGVTCAWQLSHLRSFFIKQKLT